From Phragmites australis chromosome 5, lpPhrAust1.1, whole genome shotgun sequence, a single genomic window includes:
- the LOC133920164 gene encoding uncharacterized protein LOC133920164 isoform X2, with protein sequence MEDVALVFYPLPTTRDSLKAPVLVAFFDLFVPPSLLLHHLLFFCQSGARAPPRLASIEKDLNRNRRGEGAILRVMMNVLSSHPQNMKLRIQEISHSHRRRSCRVQCPYALDSPCGGAGGHVALVHPRRRRHPFVAVRAANGSGGESSSGEDDDDQEKQSKKEGSSGSGLSREDLERLVGPDDATFDGLDLANLIRKKYGRSYDVTLIKKEFMGRNLLAMNVMWKYREQVSGFHFDPLIQFPPIHLLNSYRSR encoded by the exons ATGGAAGATGTGGCTCTGGTGTTTTATCCCCTTCCAACCACAAGAGACTCTCTCAAGGCTCCGGTGCTTGTTGCCTTCTTCGATCTCTTtgtccctccctccctcctcctccatcatcTACTTTTCTTCTGTCAGTCAGGagctcgagctcctcctcgcctcgccTCCATCGAAAAGGACTTGAATCGCA ATCGAAGAGGTGAAGGTGCCATCTTGCGTGTGATGATGAATGTTCTCTCAAGCCACCCCCAAAATATGAAGCTTCGGATCCAGGAGATCTCTCACAGTCACAGACGGAGGTCCTGCAGGGTTCAATGTCCATACGCGCTGGACTCCCCTTgtggaggagcaggaggacATGTAGCACTTGTTCATCCCCGCAGGAGGCGTCATCCATTCGTTGCAGTCAGAGCAGCCAATGGCAGCGGAGGAGAATCGAGCAGTGGTGAAGACGATGATGACCAAGAAAAGCAAAGCAAGAAAGAG GGTAGCTCTGGGTCTGGGTTGTCCAGAGAGGATTTGGAACGGCTAGTCGGGCCTGACGATGCAACGTTCGATGGATTGGATCTTGCAAACCTCATCAGGAAGAAGTACGGTAGATCATACGATGTCACGCTCATAAAGAAG GAGTTCATGGGAAGGAATCTGTTGGCTATGAATGTGATGTGGAAGTACAGGGAGCAAGTGAGTGGTTTTCACTTTGATCCCCTAATTCAGTTCCCTCCGATCCATCTGCTGAACTCAT ATCGTTCCCGTTGA
- the LOC133918148 gene encoding 4-hydroxybenzoate polyprenyltransferase, mitochondrial-like, whose product MSVEKPQEMFAFGRLNDYSRILGASSLLLVFSYPLMKRFTFWPQAYLGLTFNWGALLGWAAITESLDPSIILPLYSAGIFWTLVYDTIYAHQDKEDDLKVGVKSTALRVGDFTKYWISGFSAACIGSLALSGYNAQLGWCLHAWPYYPFLTAAAAQLAWQISTVGLSNRSDCNRKFVSNKWFGALVFGGILFGRLVS is encoded by the exons ATGTCggtggagaagccacaagaaaTGTTTGCATTTGGGAG ACTGAATGACTATAG CCGTATTCTTGGGGCATCTTCACTTCTTCTGGTCTTTTCCTATCCTCTGATGAAAAGGTTCACATTTTGG CCTCAGGCATATCTTGGCCTGACATTCAACTGGGGAGCTTTATTAGGATGGGCTGCTATTACAGAAAGCTTAGATCCCTCCATCATCCTTCCATTGTATTCTGCTGGTATATTTTGGACACTGGTATATGATACCATATATGCACATCAG GACAAAGAAGATGACCTCAAAGTAGGAGTTAAGTCCACAGCATTAAGAGTTGGAGATTTTACCAAGTACTGGATTAGTGGCTTTAGTGCCGCGTGCATTGGCAGCTTAGCACTGAGTGGCTACAATGCTCAACTTGGTTGGTGTTTA CATGCATGGCCCTACTATCCTTTTCTGACAGCTGCAGCTGCACAGTTAGCATGGCAGATTTCAACTGTGGGCTTATCTAACCGCTCAGATTGCAACAGGAA GTTCGTGTCCAATAAGTGGTTTGGAGCTTTGGTGTTTGGTGGAATTCTATTTGGGCGTCTTGTATCATGA
- the LOC133920164 gene encoding uncharacterized protein LOC133920164 isoform X1 yields MEDVALVFYPLPTTRDSLKAPVLVAFFDLFVPPSLLLHHLLFFCQSGARAPPRLASIEKDLNRNRRGEGAILRVMMNVLSSHPQNMKLRIQEISHSHRRRSCRVQCPYALDSPCGGAGGHVALVHPRRRRHPFVAVRAANGSGGESSSGEDDDDQEKQSKKEGSSGSGLSREDLERLVGPDDATFDGLDLANLIRKKYGRSYDVTLIKKEFMGRNLLAMNVMWKYREQRSFPLSEEEYLLRLDGVANTLKCWGAVAHVRNTLEKLKERPRIGKAVSIFIDLDETGGRSNEWIYK; encoded by the exons ATGGAAGATGTGGCTCTGGTGTTTTATCCCCTTCCAACCACAAGAGACTCTCTCAAGGCTCCGGTGCTTGTTGCCTTCTTCGATCTCTTtgtccctccctccctcctcctccatcatcTACTTTTCTTCTGTCAGTCAGGagctcgagctcctcctcgcctcgccTCCATCGAAAAGGACTTGAATCGCA ATCGAAGAGGTGAAGGTGCCATCTTGCGTGTGATGATGAATGTTCTCTCAAGCCACCCCCAAAATATGAAGCTTCGGATCCAGGAGATCTCTCACAGTCACAGACGGAGGTCCTGCAGGGTTCAATGTCCATACGCGCTGGACTCCCCTTgtggaggagcaggaggacATGTAGCACTTGTTCATCCCCGCAGGAGGCGTCATCCATTCGTTGCAGTCAGAGCAGCCAATGGCAGCGGAGGAGAATCGAGCAGTGGTGAAGACGATGATGACCAAGAAAAGCAAAGCAAGAAAGAG GGTAGCTCTGGGTCTGGGTTGTCCAGAGAGGATTTGGAACGGCTAGTCGGGCCTGACGATGCAACGTTCGATGGATTGGATCTTGCAAACCTCATCAGGAAGAAGTACGGTAGATCATACGATGTCACGCTCATAAAGAAG GAGTTCATGGGAAGGAATCTGTTGGCTATGAATGTGATGTGGAAGTACAGGGAGCAA AGATCGTTCCCGTTGAGCGAGGAGGAGTACCTGCTGCGTCTGGACGGCGTGGCCAACACGCTCAAGTGCTGGGGAGCTGTGGCGCATGTCCGGAATACgctggagaagctcaaggagagGCCAAGGATTGGCAAA GCGGTGAGCATCTTCATCGACTTGGACGAGACGGGAGGGCGCTCAAACGAATGGATTTACAAGTGA
- the LOC133920164 gene encoding uncharacterized protein LOC133920164 isoform X3 yields the protein MEDVALVFYPLPTTRDSLKAPVLVAFFDLFVPPSLLLHHLLFFCQSGARAPPRLASIEKDLNRNRRGEGAILRVMMNVLSSHPQNMKLRIQEISHSHRRRSCRVQCPYALDSPCGGAGGHVALVHPRRRRHPFVAVRAANGSGGESSSGEDDDDQEKQSKKEGSSGSGLSREDLERLVGPDDATFDGLDLANLIRKKYGRSYDVTLIKKEFMGRNLLAMNVMWKYREQVSGFHFDPLIQFPPIHLLNSLK from the exons ATGGAAGATGTGGCTCTGGTGTTTTATCCCCTTCCAACCACAAGAGACTCTCTCAAGGCTCCGGTGCTTGTTGCCTTCTTCGATCTCTTtgtccctccctccctcctcctccatcatcTACTTTTCTTCTGTCAGTCAGGagctcgagctcctcctcgcctcgccTCCATCGAAAAGGACTTGAATCGCA ATCGAAGAGGTGAAGGTGCCATCTTGCGTGTGATGATGAATGTTCTCTCAAGCCACCCCCAAAATATGAAGCTTCGGATCCAGGAGATCTCTCACAGTCACAGACGGAGGTCCTGCAGGGTTCAATGTCCATACGCGCTGGACTCCCCTTgtggaggagcaggaggacATGTAGCACTTGTTCATCCCCGCAGGAGGCGTCATCCATTCGTTGCAGTCAGAGCAGCCAATGGCAGCGGAGGAGAATCGAGCAGTGGTGAAGACGATGATGACCAAGAAAAGCAAAGCAAGAAAGAG GGTAGCTCTGGGTCTGGGTTGTCCAGAGAGGATTTGGAACGGCTAGTCGGGCCTGACGATGCAACGTTCGATGGATTGGATCTTGCAAACCTCATCAGGAAGAAGTACGGTAGATCATACGATGTCACGCTCATAAAGAAG GAGTTCATGGGAAGGAATCTGTTGGCTATGAATGTGATGTGGAAGTACAGGGAGCAAGTGAGTGGTTTTCACTTTGATCCCCTAATTCAGTTCCCTCCGATCCATCTGCTGAACTCAT TGAAGTGA
- the LOC133920164 gene encoding uncharacterized protein LOC133920164 isoform X6, with protein MMNVLSSHPQNMKLRIQEISHSHRRRSCRVQCPYALDSPCGGAGGHVALVHPRRRRHPFVAVRAANGSGGESSSGEDDDDQEKQSKKEGSSGSGLSREDLERLVGPDDATFDGLDLANLIRKKYGRSYDVTLIKKEFMGRNLLAMNVMWKYREQRSFPLSEEEYLLRLDGVANTLKCWGAVAHVRNTLEKLKERPRIGKAVSIFIDLDETGGRSNEWIYK; from the exons ATGATGAATGTTCTCTCAAGCCACCCCCAAAATATGAAGCTTCGGATCCAGGAGATCTCTCACAGTCACAGACGGAGGTCCTGCAGGGTTCAATGTCCATACGCGCTGGACTCCCCTTgtggaggagcaggaggacATGTAGCACTTGTTCATCCCCGCAGGAGGCGTCATCCATTCGTTGCAGTCAGAGCAGCCAATGGCAGCGGAGGAGAATCGAGCAGTGGTGAAGACGATGATGACCAAGAAAAGCAAAGCAAGAAAGAG GGTAGCTCTGGGTCTGGGTTGTCCAGAGAGGATTTGGAACGGCTAGTCGGGCCTGACGATGCAACGTTCGATGGATTGGATCTTGCAAACCTCATCAGGAAGAAGTACGGTAGATCATACGATGTCACGCTCATAAAGAAG GAGTTCATGGGAAGGAATCTGTTGGCTATGAATGTGATGTGGAAGTACAGGGAGCAA AGATCGTTCCCGTTGAGCGAGGAGGAGTACCTGCTGCGTCTGGACGGCGTGGCCAACACGCTCAAGTGCTGGGGAGCTGTGGCGCATGTCCGGAATACgctggagaagctcaaggagagGCCAAGGATTGGCAAA GCGGTGAGCATCTTCATCGACTTGGACGAGACGGGAGGGCGCTCAAACGAATGGATTTACAAGTGA
- the LOC133920164 gene encoding uncharacterized protein LOC133920164 isoform X7, translating into MAAEENRAVVKTMMTKKSKARKSSGSGLSREDLERLVGPDDATFDGLDLANLIRKKYGRSYDVTLIKKEFMGRNLLAMNVMWKYREQRSFPLSEEEYLLRLDGVANTLKCWGAVAHVRNTLEKLKERPRIGKAVSIFIDLDETGGRSNEWIYK; encoded by the exons ATGGCAGCGGAGGAGAATCGAGCAGTGGTGAAGACGATGATGACCAAGAAAAGCAAAGCAAGAAAGAG CTCTGGGTCTGGGTTGTCCAGAGAGGATTTGGAACGGCTAGTCGGGCCTGACGATGCAACGTTCGATGGATTGGATCTTGCAAACCTCATCAGGAAGAAGTACGGTAGATCATACGATGTCACGCTCATAAAGAAG GAGTTCATGGGAAGGAATCTGTTGGCTATGAATGTGATGTGGAAGTACAGGGAGCAA AGATCGTTCCCGTTGAGCGAGGAGGAGTACCTGCTGCGTCTGGACGGCGTGGCCAACACGCTCAAGTGCTGGGGAGCTGTGGCGCATGTCCGGAATACgctggagaagctcaaggagagGCCAAGGATTGGCAAA GCGGTGAGCATCTTCATCGACTTGGACGAGACGGGAGGGCGCTCAAACGAATGGATTTACAAGTGA
- the LOC133920163 gene encoding small ribosomal subunit protein mS86 (rPPR1)-like has protein sequence MAAAAALRQSPVLLLRRQFLLRLLSTQTQLQTPAELSRLKSSIRNAATTPDDLASLFLSALPHPAFLADRPLFALSVHRLASAGRRDLVASILSSSLTALPKPHPSEGFLIRLISLYSAAAMPDHSLTAFRLVDPPSDRALSALLSAYHDNRLYDRAVQAFNTLPAELAIKPGVVSHNVLLKSLVASGDVAAARVVFDEMPEKAGLQPDIVSCNEILKGYLNNGDAAAFDELLKEITGPKRRLKPNVVTYNLRMTAQFAKGRSFEAEELLDAMGAKGVWPNRASFNTVIKGLCNDGEVGAAMALFRKMPEVPRHNGTGVSPNFETYITLLEALVNKGMFDPALEVCKECLQNKWAPPFQAVEGLVQGLVKSRKAKQAKDLYMAMRKAVKGDSKEEWMKVEAEFPLVLADKKA, from the coding sequence atggccgccgccgccgccctccgccAGAGCCCCGTCCTTCTCCTCCGCCGCCAgttcctcctccgcctcctctccaCCCAAACCCAGCTCCAAACCCCCGCCGAGCTCTCCCGCCTCAAGTCCTCCATCCGCAACGCCGCCACCACGCCGGACGACCtcgcctccctcttcctctccgcCCTCCCTCACCCCGCCTTCCTCGCCGACCGCCCCCTCTTCGCCCTCTCCGTCCaccgcctcgcctccgccggccgccgcgaCCTCGTCGCCTccatcctctcctcctccctcaccGCCCTCCCCAAGCCCCACCCTTCCGAGGGTTTCCTCATCCGCCTCATCTCCCTCtactccgccgccgccatgcccGACCACTCCCTCACCGCCTTCCGCCTCGTCGACCCGCCCTCTGACCGCGCGCTCTCCGCGCTTCTCTCCGCCTACCACGACAACCGCCTCTACGACCGCGCCGTCCAAGCCTTCAACACCCTCCCCGCCGAGCTCGCCATCAAGCCGGGCGTCGTCTCCCACAACGTCCTTCTCAAATCCCTCGTCGCCAGTGGGGACGTAGCTGCCGCCCGCGTcgtgttcgacgaaatgccaGAAAAGGCAGGCCTCCAGCCGGACATCGTTTCCTGCAACGAGATCCTCAAGGGATACCTCAACAACGGTGACGCCGCCGCCTTCGATGAGCTACTTAAGGAGATTACTGGTCCCAAGAGGAGGCTGAAGCCCAACGTCGTGACCTACAACCTACGGATGACTGCGCAGTTTGCGAAAGGGAGGAGCTTTGAGGCTGAGGAGCTTCTGGATGCCATGGGGGCGAAGGGGGTGTGGCCCAACCGGGCGAGCTTCAACACAGTCATCAAGGGACTCTGCAACGACGGGGAGGTGGGTGCTGCCATGGCGCTATTCAGAAAGATGCCGGAGGTGCCCAGGCATAACGGCACAGGGGTGTCGCCCAACTTTGAGACCTACATTACGCTGCTTGAGGCGCTGGTCAACAAGGGCATGTTCGATCCTGCTTTGGAGGTCTGCAAGGAGTGCCTGCAAAACAAGTGGGCACCACCATTCCAAGCTGTCGAAGGGTTGGTTCAGGGCTTGGTCAAGAGCAGGAAGGCCAAGCAGGCAAAGGATCTTTACATGGCCATGAGGAAGGCCGTCAAGGGCGACTCCAAAGAGGAGTGGATGAAAGTTGAGGCTGAGTTTCCATTGGTGCTTGCTGACAAGAAAGCGTAA